The following coding sequences are from one Coffea arabica cultivar ET-39 chromosome 11e, Coffea Arabica ET-39 HiFi, whole genome shotgun sequence window:
- the LOC113719617 gene encoding uncharacterized protein isoform X3 — protein sequence MSFSFFKPSRPKTPQELAKAIRDSLMALDTKTVAEVKALEKAMEEVEKNIMTMRALVSGDGEVEPNADQISQMAIEICNEDVISLFIHKLPILGWEARKNLVHCWSILLKQKVDDICCCVQYMENHLELLDFLVVCYDNKEIALHCGSMLRECIKRPSLAKYILGSPSFELFFKFVELPNFDVSSDAFSTFKDLLTKHESSVAEFLSAHYNEFFEHYETLLTSKNYVTRRQSLKLLSEFLLEPPNTHIMKHYITEVRHLKVMMTLLKDSSKNIQILAFHIFKVVKMNNLKKKKR from the exons ATGTCGTTCTCATTCTTCAAGCCCTCGCGGCCTAAAACTCCACAAGAACTTGCCAAGGCCATAAGGGACAGTCTTATGGCTCTCGATACCAAAACTGTTGCTGAAGTTAAAGCACTTGAGAAG GCTATGGAAGAAGTTGAGAAGAATATTATGACAATGAGAGCTCTGGTTTCAGGAGATGGGGAAGTTGAGCCAAATGCTGATCAAATTTCACAAATGGCAATTGAAATTTGTAACGAGGATGTTATTTCTCTTTTCATCCATAAGTTACCCATACTGGGATGGGAA GCTAGAAAAAACTTGGTCCACTGTTGGTCGATATTGCTGAAACAAAAGGTTGATGACATATGTTGCTGTGTGCAATATATGGAGAACCACTTGGAGTTGTTAGACTTCCTTGTCGTGTG CTACGACAACAAGGAAATTGCCTTGCATTGTGGGAGTATGTTGAGGGAATGCATCAAAAGACCATCTCTTGCAAA GTACATATTGGGGTCTCCAAGCTTTGAGTTATTCTTCAAATTTGTAGAGTTGCCGAACTTTGATGTCTCTTCTGATGCATTTTCTACTTTTAAG GATCTACTAACTAAACATGAATCATCTGTTGCTGAGTTCTTGTCTGCTCACTACAATGAG TTCTTTGAGCACTATGAAACACTTTTGACCTCTAAGAATTATGTGACAAGAAGGCAGTCTTTGAAG CTTCTCTCAGAATTTTTGTTGGAGCCTCCAAATACCCATATTATGAAGCACTACATTACAGAAGTCCGCCACTTGAAAGTCATGATGACATTACTGAAG GATTCAAGCAAAAACATCCAAATTTTGGCTTTTCACATTTTCAAG GTGGTGAAGATGaacaatttgaagaagaaaaagagatga
- the LOC113719617 gene encoding uncharacterized protein isoform X1 — protein MSFSFFKPSRPKTPQELAKAIRDSLMALDTKTVAEVKALEKAMEEVEKNIMTMRALVSGDGEVEPNADQISQMAIEICNEDVISLFIHKLPILGWEARKNLVHCWSILLKQKVDDICCCVQYMENHLELLDFLVVCYDNKEIALHCGSMLRECIKRPSLAKYILGSPSFELFFKFVELPNFDVSSDAFSTFKDLLTKHESSVAEFLSAHYNEFFEHYETLLTSKNYVTRRQSLKLLSEFLLEPPNTHIMKHYITEVRHLKVMMTLLKDSSKNIQILAFHIFKVFVANPNKPREIKVILSKNHEKLLALLHDLSPGKGGEDEQFEEEKEMIIKEIERLSRLPDLVS, from the exons ATGTCGTTCTCATTCTTCAAGCCCTCGCGGCCTAAAACTCCACAAGAACTTGCCAAGGCCATAAGGGACAGTCTTATGGCTCTCGATACCAAAACTGTTGCTGAAGTTAAAGCACTTGAGAAG GCTATGGAAGAAGTTGAGAAGAATATTATGACAATGAGAGCTCTGGTTTCAGGAGATGGGGAAGTTGAGCCAAATGCTGATCAAATTTCACAAATGGCAATTGAAATTTGTAACGAGGATGTTATTTCTCTTTTCATCCATAAGTTACCCATACTGGGATGGGAA GCTAGAAAAAACTTGGTCCACTGTTGGTCGATATTGCTGAAACAAAAGGTTGATGACATATGTTGCTGTGTGCAATATATGGAGAACCACTTGGAGTTGTTAGACTTCCTTGTCGTGTG CTACGACAACAAGGAAATTGCCTTGCATTGTGGGAGTATGTTGAGGGAATGCATCAAAAGACCATCTCTTGCAAA GTACATATTGGGGTCTCCAAGCTTTGAGTTATTCTTCAAATTTGTAGAGTTGCCGAACTTTGATGTCTCTTCTGATGCATTTTCTACTTTTAAG GATCTACTAACTAAACATGAATCATCTGTTGCTGAGTTCTTGTCTGCTCACTACAATGAG TTCTTTGAGCACTATGAAACACTTTTGACCTCTAAGAATTATGTGACAAGAAGGCAGTCTTTGAAG CTTCTCTCAGAATTTTTGTTGGAGCCTCCAAATACCCATATTATGAAGCACTACATTACAGAAGTCCGCCACTTGAAAGTCATGATGACATTACTGAAG GATTCAAGCAAAAACATCCAAATTTTGGCTTTTCACATTTTCAAG GTGTTCGTTGCTAACCCTAACAAGCCTAGAGAAATAAAAGTCATCTTgtccaaaaatcatgaaaaattgtTGGCATTGCTGCATGATCTCTCCCCTGGAAAAG GTGGTGAAGATGaacaatttgaagaagaaaaagagatgaTTATCAAGGAAATAGAAAGATTATCTCGACTTCCAGACCTTGTATCTTAG
- the LOC113719617 gene encoding uncharacterized protein isoform X2, with product MSFSFFKPSRPKTPQELAKAIRDSLMALDTKTVAEVKALEKAMEEVEKNIMTMRALVSGDGEVEPNADQISQMAIEICNEDVISLFIHKLPILGWEARKNLVHCWSILLKQKVDDICCCVQYMENHLELLDFLVVCYDNKEIALHCGSMLRECIKRPSLAKYILGSPSFELFFKFVELPNFDVSSDAFSTFKDLLTKHESSVAEFLSAHYNEFFEHYETLLTSKNYVTRRQSLKLLSEFLLEPPNTHIMKHYITEVRHLKVMMTLLKVFVANPNKPREIKVILSKNHEKLLALLHDLSPGKGGEDEQFEEEKEMIIKEIERLSRLPDLVS from the exons ATGTCGTTCTCATTCTTCAAGCCCTCGCGGCCTAAAACTCCACAAGAACTTGCCAAGGCCATAAGGGACAGTCTTATGGCTCTCGATACCAAAACTGTTGCTGAAGTTAAAGCACTTGAGAAG GCTATGGAAGAAGTTGAGAAGAATATTATGACAATGAGAGCTCTGGTTTCAGGAGATGGGGAAGTTGAGCCAAATGCTGATCAAATTTCACAAATGGCAATTGAAATTTGTAACGAGGATGTTATTTCTCTTTTCATCCATAAGTTACCCATACTGGGATGGGAA GCTAGAAAAAACTTGGTCCACTGTTGGTCGATATTGCTGAAACAAAAGGTTGATGACATATGTTGCTGTGTGCAATATATGGAGAACCACTTGGAGTTGTTAGACTTCCTTGTCGTGTG CTACGACAACAAGGAAATTGCCTTGCATTGTGGGAGTATGTTGAGGGAATGCATCAAAAGACCATCTCTTGCAAA GTACATATTGGGGTCTCCAAGCTTTGAGTTATTCTTCAAATTTGTAGAGTTGCCGAACTTTGATGTCTCTTCTGATGCATTTTCTACTTTTAAG GATCTACTAACTAAACATGAATCATCTGTTGCTGAGTTCTTGTCTGCTCACTACAATGAG TTCTTTGAGCACTATGAAACACTTTTGACCTCTAAGAATTATGTGACAAGAAGGCAGTCTTTGAAG CTTCTCTCAGAATTTTTGTTGGAGCCTCCAAATACCCATATTATGAAGCACTACATTACAGAAGTCCGCCACTTGAAAGTCATGATGACATTACTGAAG GTGTTCGTTGCTAACCCTAACAAGCCTAGAGAAATAAAAGTCATCTTgtccaaaaatcatgaaaaattgtTGGCATTGCTGCATGATCTCTCCCCTGGAAAAG GTGGTGAAGATGaacaatttgaagaagaaaaagagatgaTTATCAAGGAAATAGAAAGATTATCTCGACTTCCAGACCTTGTATCTTAG